A window from Rhizosphaericola mali encodes these proteins:
- a CDS encoding T9SS type A sorting domain-containing protein translates to MDILRNLHILSLRKILFFFCLLFCNSTVIAQTYYHTPLTNLTGFTKDIVASGSYSVTDNSSSVPRYTLNPNTESPFDYTSGAYGGYILYSTNYSLSSATAPTGGLPSSGLFASSWNSEAHNYKLQSYSTTNSLWLYHSGATGTLTFPTAQSYQDLYIMTIGGDGGGLVNITITYTDNTTSTTSLTGADWNGGPTSSTTTLGVISGYSALIRASSVSGETGNVKSGVTNQTVKFYESKILPTNTKSIKSILFTNANAGEMNILGVTGTPTYTVSGTVYSDSTNDNVANGIGSNTGAQYVVGTLNNTVISVATIASNGAYSFTGVPALAGSTAAYTLYLSTTSPAVGSTVSQSTLTSGWYDSTYVGSTGIGTTTNAKRYANVNASNLSSSTNLNFSIHNAPTSDTKTYTIASPTYSNTVKTMSSDVASGSTTNDLAQLTGVSIYPTSGTILNGNSSNRTVVITSLPSNGQLVYNGTAITTSNYSISNYDKTKLNFSFTGSGYTSTSFTYNLRDAIGFASRSNATYTINLPYPLPVSYTQELAASIVNKEVSLTWTTGAEINNKLFQIQRSADGSIWSDIGNVNSYYSNGTGSGHSYSFIDAAPLSGVNYYRLNQVDLDGTSHYGTIIQINYVYSSNTQTAIYPNPVVNELNIINLPTGATNIVIYSLGGKAILQKLVTGTAVQIGIDALPNAVYFVNILDKNGSKIKSLKFVKK, encoded by the coding sequence ATGGACATTTTGAGAAATCTACACATTTTATCTTTAAGAAAGATACTTTTCTTTTTTTGTTTATTATTTTGCAATAGTACCGTAATTGCACAAACGTATTACCATACTCCACTTACCAATCTTACGGGATTTACAAAGGATATAGTCGCGAGTGGAAGCTACTCCGTGACTGACAATAGCAGTTCAGTACCTCGCTATACGTTGAATCCGAATACTGAATCACCATTTGATTATACAAGTGGAGCGTATGGGGGGTATATTTTGTATAGTACAAATTACAGTTTATCCAGTGCCACAGCACCAACTGGAGGTTTGCCATCTAGTGGCTTATTTGCTTCGTCTTGGAATTCTGAAGCACATAATTATAAATTACAATCTTACAGTACCACTAATTCTCTTTGGCTATATCATTCTGGAGCGACTGGAACCTTAACGTTTCCTACTGCACAGTCGTATCAAGATTTGTACATTATGACCATTGGTGGAGATGGCGGCGGTTTGGTTAATATTACAATAACCTATACGGATAATACTACTTCTACTACGTCATTAACTGGAGCAGATTGGAATGGTGGTCCTACTTCGTCTACAACAACTCTTGGTGTAATCAGTGGATATAGTGCATTGATAAGAGCTTCAAGTGTAAGTGGGGAAACGGGAAATGTAAAATCGGGTGTTACGAATCAAACCGTTAAATTTTATGAAAGTAAAATACTGCCAACAAATACGAAAAGCATAAAATCAATTTTATTCACAAATGCGAATGCAGGAGAAATGAATATTCTTGGCGTAACAGGAACTCCTACATATACGGTCTCTGGAACAGTGTACAGCGATAGTACGAATGATAATGTTGCAAATGGCATAGGATCAAATACAGGCGCTCAATATGTAGTTGGAACTTTAAACAATACTGTTATAAGTGTTGCAACGATTGCAAGTAATGGTGCGTATTCATTTACCGGAGTGCCTGCTCTCGCTGGATCGACTGCCGCTTATACCTTATATTTAAGTACTACATCTCCTGCCGTAGGATCTACTGTTTCACAATCAACATTAACCTCTGGATGGTATGATAGTACTTATGTAGGATCTACAGGTATTGGGACAACAACAAACGCAAAAAGGTATGCGAATGTAAATGCAAGTAATTTATCCTCAAGTACTAATTTGAATTTTAGTATTCATAATGCCCCAACTTCGGATACAAAAACATATACCATCGCATCTCCTACATATTCCAATACGGTTAAGACCATGTCTTCTGATGTGGCATCTGGTTCTACAACAAATGATTTGGCTCAGTTGACAGGTGTATCTATTTATCCCACTTCTGGGACTATTTTGAATGGAAATTCAAGTAATCGAACGGTCGTAATAACCTCTTTGCCCTCCAATGGACAACTCGTCTATAATGGCACCGCCATTACAACAAGTAATTATTCTATTTCTAATTATGACAAAACAAAATTAAATTTTTCATTTACAGGTAGCGGGTATACTTCAACTTCATTTACCTATAATTTAAGAGATGCTATTGGATTTGCATCTAGGTCTAATGCAACGTATACTATCAATTTGCCTTATCCATTGCCAGTCTCTTACACGCAAGAATTAGCAGCATCAATTGTAAATAAAGAAGTTAGCCTTACATGGACAACTGGAGCGGAAATAAATAATAAACTATTTCAAATTCAAAGAAGTGCAGATGGTTCTATTTGGAGTGATATAGGAAATGTTAATAGTTATTATTCGAATGGTACAGGTAGTGGTCATTCCTATTCATTTATAGATGCAGCTCCACTTTCTGGAGTGAATTATTATAGATTAAATCAGGTTGATTTGGATGGAACTTCACATTATGGAACAATTATTCAAATAAATTATGTTTACAGTTCTAATACCCAAACCGCTATTTACCCCAATCCAGTAGTTAACGAATTGAATATTATAAACCTGCCCACCGGAGCTACAAATATTGTGATTTATTCATTGGGCGGAAAAGCCATTTTACAAAAATTAGTCACAGGTACAGCTGTACAAATAGGAATAGATGCATTACCAAATGCAGTTTATTTTGTAAATATTTTGGATAAAAATGGTTCGAAAATTAAATCATTGAAATTTGTAAAAAAATAA
- a CDS encoding APC family permease: protein MQGEKIGLKRVLGLRQATVLNMIDMVGIGPFAALPIILLGFPGKFSVIPWIIGAIISLADGMIWAELGSAWPEAGGSFIFLQKLYKGKTGRMMAFLYSMQTSLHLPLVVTSAALGLVNYLKYVVPMGYWETKLVMVAIVAIVVGLLYRKISSVGKIGMAMSVVMVFMLLWTIGTGAFAYDSHLMDANSVRMPHFNSWFNIAFWMMVGQYTSKTVYAFLGYYNVCHIGGEIKNPHQNIPRSILLSIGIIAILYIAMQWFVAGAVPISEIKDGNAPLLSIFFEKVYGKNVAYIVTGILVIVACSSLFALMLGYSRIIYAAAKEGLHFKLFAHLHPTKDFPDYVLLVFGGIAIIFCICFEQTSTVFSFIVVTRIFIQFIPQAIGVIMLRVKKRTPELHFKMPAFPILAIFSILVWVLLFISSGWKYGKFGIGVILFGYIIYKLLIRQKK from the coding sequence ATGCAAGGTGAGAAGATTGGATTAAAGAGAGTGTTGGGATTAAGGCAAGCGACGGTTTTGAATATGATTGATATGGTGGGTATTGGTCCATTTGCGGCCTTGCCGATTATATTATTAGGATTTCCAGGGAAATTTAGTGTGATCCCGTGGATAATAGGAGCGATTATAAGTTTGGCTGACGGTATGATCTGGGCGGAGTTAGGCTCCGCTTGGCCAGAAGCAGGTGGTAGTTTTATTTTTTTACAAAAACTATACAAAGGTAAAACAGGAAGGATGATGGCGTTTTTGTATAGTATGCAAACTTCCCTACACTTACCTTTAGTAGTAACAAGTGCGGCACTTGGACTCGTGAACTATTTGAAATATGTTGTCCCGATGGGATATTGGGAAACCAAGCTCGTCATGGTTGCCATCGTGGCAATTGTTGTTGGTTTGTTGTATAGAAAAATTAGTTCCGTTGGAAAAATAGGTATGGCGATGTCTGTAGTGATGGTGTTCATGTTATTATGGACGATTGGTACGGGAGCGTTTGCTTATGATAGTCACTTGATGGACGCGAATTCGGTGCGAATGCCACATTTTAATAGTTGGTTCAATATAGCATTTTGGATGATGGTTGGTCAGTATACCTCCAAAACGGTGTATGCCTTTTTGGGATACTATAATGTTTGCCATATTGGCGGCGAAATTAAAAATCCGCATCAGAATATTCCGCGTAGTATTTTGCTTTCGATTGGCATCATTGCTATTTTGTATATTGCCATGCAGTGGTTTGTTGCTGGAGCGGTTCCGATTTCAGAAATAAAAGATGGTAATGCACCATTGCTCAGTATTTTCTTTGAAAAAGTATACGGTAAAAATGTGGCTTATATTGTCACAGGTATTTTGGTAATTGTGGCTTGTTCCTCTTTGTTTGCATTGATGTTGGGTTATTCAAGGATCATATATGCTGCGGCGAAGGAAGGTTTGCATTTCAAATTATTTGCGCATCTGCATCCAACAAAAGATTTTCCGGACTATGTTTTATTGGTATTTGGAGGGATTGCGATTATTTTCTGTATTTGTTTTGAGCAAACTTCTACTGTTTTTAGTTTTATTGTCGTGACAAGAATATTTATTCAATTTATCCCACAAGCCATTGGAGTGATTATGCTCCGTGTCAAAAAAAGAACCCCCGAATTACATTTCAAAATGCCGGCTTTTCCAATATTGGCAATCTTCTCCATATTGGTCTGGGTGTTACTTTTTATAAGCTCGGGATGGAAATATGGAAAATTTGGAATTGGCGTGATTTTGTTTGGGTATATTATTTATAAATTATTGATAAGGCAAAAGAAGTGA